A single Tenacibaculum sp. Bg11-29 DNA region contains:
- the hutI gene encoding imidazolonepropionase: MTTLLINIKELIQVREISVKKVSGKEMNILPTIKNAFLLIENDIIIDFGTMNNLSVSSDNIIDCTGKMILPTWCDSHTHIVYAGNREQEFVDRINGLTYEEIANNGGGILNSAKKLQETSEDDLYNQSAVRLEEVMKLGTGAVEIKSGYGLTVNAELKMLRVIKKLRDNYKLPIKATFLGAHAFPKEYKDNKEGYINLIINEMLPKIAEEKLADFIDAFCETGYFSVKDTDRILEAGKKHGLTPKVHVNQFTTIGGVQVSVKHDALSVDHLEIMNSDDIDALKGTRTMPVALPSCSYFLSIPYTPARAIISAGLPLALATDFNPGSTPSGNMNFVVATACIKMNMTPEEAINAATINGAYAMNLADEVGSITKGKKANFIITKEILSYGAIPYNFGSVLIDSIFINGKEIDK, translated from the coding sequence ATGACAACTTTATTAATAAATATCAAGGAATTAATACAAGTAAGAGAAATTTCAGTAAAAAAGGTTTCAGGGAAAGAAATGAATATTCTACCTACTATAAAGAATGCTTTTCTATTAATTGAAAATGATATAATTATTGATTTTGGTACTATGAATAATTTATCTGTTTCTTCTGATAATATTATTGATTGTACAGGTAAAATGATTCTTCCTACTTGGTGTGATTCACATACACACATTGTATATGCAGGAAATAGAGAACAAGAATTTGTTGATAGAATTAACGGATTAACCTATGAAGAAATTGCGAATAACGGAGGTGGAATTCTAAATTCAGCAAAAAAACTACAAGAAACATCAGAAGATGATTTATACAACCAATCAGCTGTTCGTTTAGAAGAGGTTATGAAACTTGGTACTGGTGCTGTAGAAATTAAATCGGGTTATGGTTTAACTGTTAATGCTGAATTAAAAATGTTACGTGTTATAAAAAAATTACGCGATAACTATAAATTACCAATCAAAGCTACTTTTTTAGGAGCACATGCTTTTCCTAAAGAATATAAAGATAATAAAGAGGGATATATTAATTTAATTATTAATGAAATGTTACCTAAAATAGCTGAAGAAAAATTAGCTGACTTTATTGATGCTTTTTGTGAAACAGGTTATTTTTCAGTTAAAGATACCGATCGAATTTTAGAAGCAGGAAAAAAACATGGATTAACACCCAAAGTACATGTAAATCAATTTACAACAATTGGTGGAGTTCAAGTAAGTGTAAAACATGATGCTTTATCTGTAGATCATTTAGAGATAATGAATTCTGATGATATTGATGCTTTAAAAGGTACTAGAACAATGCCAGTTGCTCTGCCATCTTGTTCTTATTTTTTAAGTATACCATATACGCCTGCAAGAGCTATTATTTCAGCAGGCTTACCATTAGCTTTAGCTACTGATTTTAACCCTGGATCTACTCCTTCTGGAAATATGAATTTTGTAGTTGCTACTGCTTGTATTAAAATGAACATGACACCTGAAGAAGCTATTAATGCTGCAACTATAAACGGAGCTTATGCAATGAACTTAGCAGATGAAGTTGGTAGTATTACCAAAGGTAAAAAAGCAAACTTTATTATTACAAAAGAAATTTTAAGTTATGGCGCAATACCTTATAACTTTGGTTCGGTATTAATTGATTCTATTTTTATTAATGGAAAAGAAATAGACAAATAA
- the priA gene encoding primosomal protein N', whose amino-acid sequence MIYFIDVILPIPLQKTFTYAVNEAEYSFLKKGMRVAVSFGKSKIYTALVFNIHQNAPELYKAKDIHQILDEKPIVAERQLKHWEWISSYYMCSLGDVYRAALPSAFLLESETIIYKNETFTDETTLTDEEFLIFEALHNHSQITIHQVSDILGKKTVLPIIDGLINKEAAFIKEEIYETYKPKLVKYVRLNATYESNEALQGLLEALSRAKKQREAVLAYFQLAASKKPIKAKELEDKSGASSAVIKALVDKDIFELYQIQTDRINFKGETNQIKELNEFQQQSFKEIKTTFETQNVTLLHGVTGSGKTEIYVKLIKEVIAEGKQVLFLLPEIALTTQIITRLQRYFGNFISVFHSKYSMNERVEVWNNVLENKPKAQIILGARSSGFLPFSNLGLIVVDEEHETSYKQFEPSPRYNARDAAVVLGHLHKAKVLLGSATPSLESYFNAKQNKYGFVELTKRFGNIQLPKIELIDVKEKHRKKEMKGLFSDRLLLMINEALEQKEQVILFQNRRGFSPVVECTTCGVSPQCPNCDVSLTFHKFRRELKCHYCHYQRSMPNSCGACGSATLDTKGFGTEQIELELKELFPKHNIGRMDLDTTRGKYGYQKIIGAFEAQEIDVLVGTQMLSKGLDFENVSLVGVLNADSMLNFPDFRAHERAYQLMVQVSGRAGRTKKQGKVAIQTFNPYHQILQQVSTTNYAEMYKEQLQDRWQFQYPPYYKVIKITLKHKDYARVDSGINWLTKALQNVFKDNVLGPTAPAVSRVRNLYIKNLVIKIPPKQSLGKTKEQVLKVKNTFEAVKDFRPIRFIIDVDAY is encoded by the coding sequence ATGATATATTTCATCGACGTCATATTACCCATTCCACTGCAAAAAACGTTTACATACGCTGTAAACGAAGCAGAATATTCATTCCTTAAAAAAGGAATGCGTGTTGCTGTTTCTTTCGGTAAAAGTAAAATTTATACAGCGTTGGTGTTTAATATTCATCAAAATGCTCCAGAATTATACAAAGCGAAAGATATTCATCAAATTTTAGATGAAAAACCTATTGTAGCTGAGCGTCAATTAAAACATTGGGAATGGATTTCTAGCTATTATATGTGTTCTTTAGGTGATGTATATAGAGCGGCATTACCATCCGCTTTTTTATTAGAAAGTGAAACGATTATCTATAAAAATGAGACTTTTACAGATGAAACTACTTTAACCGACGAAGAATTTTTAATATTTGAAGCGTTACATAACCATTCTCAAATAACCATTCACCAAGTATCAGATATTTTAGGAAAGAAAACGGTGTTACCTATTATTGATGGTTTAATAAACAAAGAAGCAGCTTTTATTAAAGAAGAAATTTACGAAACTTACAAACCAAAATTGGTAAAGTATGTTCGTTTAAATGCAACATATGAATCTAATGAAGCACTCCAAGGATTATTAGAAGCGCTTTCTAGAGCTAAAAAACAACGAGAAGCAGTACTTGCATATTTTCAATTAGCAGCTTCTAAAAAGCCTATAAAAGCAAAAGAATTAGAAGATAAATCAGGCGCTTCTTCAGCAGTAATAAAAGCGTTGGTTGACAAAGATATTTTTGAGCTTTATCAAATACAAACAGATAGAATTAATTTTAAAGGTGAAACGAATCAAATAAAAGAATTGAATGAGTTTCAGCAACAGTCTTTTAAAGAGATAAAAACTACTTTTGAAACCCAAAATGTAACTTTACTTCATGGGGTTACTGGTTCTGGTAAAACAGAAATTTATGTAAAATTAATTAAAGAGGTTATTGCTGAAGGAAAACAAGTATTATTTTTATTACCAGAAATAGCCTTAACAACACAAATAATTACCCGTTTACAACGTTATTTCGGAAACTTTATATCGGTATTTCACTCAAAATATTCAATGAATGAACGTGTTGAAGTGTGGAATAACGTATTAGAAAATAAACCGAAAGCGCAAATTATTTTAGGAGCTCGTTCATCAGGATTTTTACCATTTTCAAACTTAGGTTTGATTGTGGTTGATGAAGAACATGAAACGTCTTACAAACAGTTTGAGCCTTCACCAAGGTACAATGCACGTGATGCAGCGGTAGTTTTAGGGCATTTACATAAGGCTAAAGTGTTACTAGGTTCAGCAACTCCATCATTAGAAAGCTATTTTAATGCAAAACAAAATAAATATGGTTTTGTAGAATTAACAAAACGTTTTGGGAATATTCAATTACCAAAAATTGAGTTGATTGATGTGAAAGAAAAACATCGAAAAAAGGAGATGAAAGGACTCTTTTCTGATCGTTTGTTATTAATGATAAATGAAGCTTTAGAACAAAAAGAGCAAGTAATTTTATTCCAAAATCGTCGTGGTTTTTCTCCGGTAGTTGAATGTACAACTTGTGGTGTTTCTCCACAATGCCCCAATTGTGATGTGAGTTTAACTTTTCATAAATTTAGAAGAGAATTAAAATGCCATTATTGTCATTATCAAAGATCAATGCCTAATAGTTGCGGAGCTTGTGGAAGCGCAACACTCGATACTAAAGGTTTTGGTACAGAACAGATAGAATTAGAATTAAAAGAATTGTTCCCGAAGCATAATATCGGAAGAATGGATTTAGATACGACTCGTGGTAAATATGGATATCAAAAAATAATAGGCGCTTTTGAAGCACAAGAAATTGATGTTTTGGTAGGTACACAAATGTTATCTAAAGGATTAGATTTTGAAAACGTATCATTAGTAGGTGTTTTAAATGCCGACTCAATGTTAAATTTCCCTGATTTTAGAGCACATGAACGTGCATATCAATTGATGGTACAAGTATCGGGTAGGGCAGGACGTACTAAAAAACAAGGTAAAGTAGCCATACAAACATTTAACCCGTACCATCAAATTTTGCAACAAGTTTCTACAACAAACTATGCAGAAATGTATAAAGAACAGTTACAAGATCGCTGGCAGTTTCAATATCCACCATATTATAAAGTAATTAAAATTACGCTAAAGCATAAAGATTATGCAAGAGTAGATAGTGGTATAAACTGGTTAACAAAAGCGTTACAAAACGTTTTTAAAGATAATGTACTAGGGCCAACAGCACCAGCCGTTTCTCGTGTTCGAAATTTATATATTAAAAATTTGGTAATTAAAATTCCGCCAAAACAATCGTTAGGGAAAACGAAAGAACAAGTACTTAAAGTTAAAAACACTTTTGAAGCGGTTAAAGATTTTAGACCTATCCGTTTTATTATTGATGTAGATGCTTATTAA
- a CDS encoding alpha/beta fold hydrolase, whose amino-acid sequence MKSLEWKSKGVFIKINKHTLFVIDEGNSENTLVILHGYPTSSFDYYKALPYLAKKYRVIIHDHLGFGFSDKPLDYSYSLIEQADMALLLWKKLALQNVTLLAHDYGTSVATEIIARHNQNQLNINIEKLILSNGSMHIELAKLRTIQKLLKNKITGKWVAKLANQAIFNRNIQNIYFDASKISQEELNEMWFQINYNNGRNVIHLLSNYINERYFFWYRWIGALTQTKIETNIIWATHDPIAVKAIAEQLHKEIPNNELHWLESTGHFPMLEKPKEWSELVLKE is encoded by the coding sequence ATGAAGTCATTAGAATGGAAATCGAAAGGAGTATTTATTAAAATTAATAAGCATACTCTTTTTGTTATTGATGAAGGAAATTCTGAAAACACCTTGGTTATTTTACACGGATATCCTACTTCTTCATTTGACTATTATAAAGCCCTACCCTATTTAGCTAAAAAATACCGAGTAATTATTCATGATCATTTAGGTTTTGGTTTTTCTGACAAGCCTTTAGACTATTCTTACTCTTTAATTGAACAAGCCGATATGGCTTTACTTTTATGGAAAAAATTAGCACTACAAAACGTAACATTATTGGCGCACGATTATGGTACAAGTGTTGCTACTGAAATTATTGCAAGACATAATCAGAATCAGTTAAATATTAATATCGAAAAACTGATTCTTAGCAACGGAAGTATGCACATTGAATTAGCTAAATTGAGAACTATTCAAAAATTATTAAAGAATAAAATTACAGGAAAATGGGTTGCTAAATTGGCAAATCAAGCAATTTTCAATAGAAATATCCAAAATATTTATTTTGATGCATCAAAAATATCACAAGAAGAACTTAATGAAATGTGGTTTCAAATTAATTACAACAACGGAAGAAATGTTATTCATTTATTAAGTAATTATATAAACGAACGTTACTTCTTTTGGTATCGTTGGATTGGTGCTTTAACACAAACTAAAATTGAAACTAACATTATTTGGGCTACTCACGACCCCATTGCTGTAAAAGCCATCGCCGAACAATTGCATAAAGAAATACCGAATAACGAATTGCATTGGTTAGAAAGCACAGGACATTTCCCGATGTTAGAAAAGCCGAAAGAATGGAGTGAATTGGTGTTAAAAGAATAA
- a CDS encoding VF530 family DNA-binding protein, translating into MSQEQPNNPLHGIKLATMLEELYLEYGWEELGEILKINAFKNNPTYKSGLKFLRTTPWARTKLEALYLKFIS; encoded by the coding sequence ATGAGCCAAGAACAACCAAATAACCCACTTCACGGAATAAAGTTAGCAACCATGCTAGAAGAATTGTATTTAGAATATGGTTGGGAAGAATTAGGTGAAATTTTAAAGATTAATGCTTTTAAAAATAACCCGACCTATAAATCAGGTTTAAAGTTTTTAAGAACAACACCTTGGGCTAGAACAAAATTAGAAGCGTTGTATTTAAAATTTATAAGTTAA
- a CDS encoding TlpA disulfide reductase family protein: MKFTRKTISNIVFIVIIGLLIYPPTKVYFIRLISFSPSTIKVEEREELKKYDWNLQGLNTESIDFNKTKGKVVFVNFWATWCPPCRAEMPSIQRLYDDYKDRIAFIFVSNENWKTIGNFYKKNSYDLPTYNTTSNIPTQLKSKSIPATFILDKKGAIVMQKKGAADWNSTKVRALLDELIK, from the coding sequence ATGAAATTTACAAGAAAAACGATATCAAATATTGTATTTATAGTTATAATAGGTTTGTTAATATACCCGCCTACCAAAGTTTATTTTATTCGATTAATCTCTTTTTCACCTAGTACAATTAAGGTTGAAGAAAGAGAAGAATTAAAAAAATATGATTGGAACTTACAAGGTTTAAATACTGAAAGTATTGATTTTAATAAGACAAAAGGAAAAGTAGTTTTTGTGAATTTTTGGGCAACATGGTGTCCGCCTTGTAGAGCAGAAATGCCAAGTATTCAACGTTTATATGATGATTATAAAGATCGTATAGCATTTATTTTTGTAAGTAATGAAAATTGGAAAACGATTGGTAATTTTTATAAAAAGAACAGTTATGATTTGCCTACTTATAATACAACAAGCAACATACCAACTCAATTAAAAAGTAAATCGATACCTGCTACTTTTATTTTAGATAAGAAAGGTGCTATTGTTATGCAGAAAAAAGGGGCAGCAGATTGGAATAGTACGAAAGTTAGAGCATTATTAGATGAATTAATCAAGTAG
- a CDS encoding aminopeptidase P family protein: MLKKTLLVCLLSILNTAIAQTPTDYLSADFHKNRRDLLRAKMPENSVAVLFANSIRNRSNDVDYIFHQDPSFYYLTGYREPNAVLVLFSDNQKDSSGTSYNEVLYVQKNDPRAEMWNGKRLGIEGAKAELGFKVAKNAEDFISDKLNFKKFDKIFIDKFKDDYRNSERNTAEVYDLVKEFKNQSDYNPSSFLSKEKKYVYELIKSTPIENTANVAQVIGKAITYYPSLKEDKLLMDYKNATSDNLKKEIKEKVVVKLTGESNIDLTFLSLKLAEMREVKTAEELKLLTKAIRISAIGQVEMMKAMKSEMSETEIQGIHEFVYKKYGAEYEGYPSIVGAGNNGCILHYIENNKTKVNDELVLMDLGAEYRGYTADVTRTIPANGKFSPAQKAIYEIVLKAQNEGIKVCTIENMFWAPGQATKKVINQGLLDLGIIKTLDEEHKYFPHGTSHHIGLDVHDPGTYGKFQKNMVITVEPGIYIPEGSNCDKKWWGIAVRIEDDILITDGAPFNLSNEAPRTVIAIEKMMAKKSVLDDFVLPNLD; the protein is encoded by the coding sequence ATGTTAAAAAAAACACTATTAGTTTGCTTGTTATCAATATTAAATACAGCTATAGCACAAACACCAACTGATTATTTATCAGCAGATTTTCATAAAAATAGAAGGGATCTTTTACGAGCTAAAATGCCTGAAAATTCAGTAGCAGTACTTTTTGCGAATTCTATAAGAAATAGATCGAACGATGTTGACTATATTTTTCATCAAGATCCTAGTTTTTATTATTTAACAGGCTATAGAGAACCAAATGCAGTTTTAGTATTGTTTTCAGACAATCAAAAAGATAGTTCAGGTACTTCATATAATGAAGTTTTATATGTTCAAAAAAACGATCCAAGAGCAGAAATGTGGAATGGAAAGCGTTTAGGTATTGAAGGAGCAAAAGCTGAGTTAGGTTTTAAAGTTGCTAAAAATGCGGAAGATTTTATTTCTGATAAATTAAATTTTAAAAAATTCGATAAAATTTTTATTGATAAATTTAAAGATGATTATAGAAATTCAGAAAGAAACACAGCAGAAGTTTATGATTTAGTAAAAGAATTTAAAAACCAATCAGATTACAATCCATCATCATTTTTATCAAAGGAAAAAAAATATGTATATGAGCTTATAAAATCTACGCCAATAGAAAATACAGCAAATGTAGCTCAGGTTATAGGCAAAGCAATTACATATTATCCAAGTTTAAAAGAGGATAAGTTATTAATGGATTATAAGAATGCTACAAGTGATAATCTTAAAAAAGAAATAAAAGAAAAAGTAGTAGTAAAGCTTACGGGAGAGTCGAATATAGATTTAACTTTTTTATCATTAAAATTAGCAGAAATGCGTGAGGTTAAAACAGCCGAAGAGTTAAAATTATTAACCAAAGCAATTCGTATTTCAGCAATTGGTCAAGTAGAAATGATGAAAGCAATGAAATCTGAGATGTCTGAAACAGAAATTCAAGGAATTCATGAGTTTGTATATAAAAAATATGGGGCTGAATATGAAGGGTATCCATCAATAGTAGGAGCAGGAAATAATGGTTGTATTTTACATTATATAGAAAACAATAAAACCAAAGTAAATGATGAGTTAGTATTAATGGATTTAGGAGCTGAATATAGAGGGTATACTGCCGATGTAACACGTACAATTCCTGCTAATGGTAAATTTTCTCCAGCACAAAAAGCGATTTATGAAATTGTGTTAAAAGCGCAAAATGAAGGTATAAAGGTATGTACTATCGAAAATATGTTTTGGGCACCAGGACAAGCTACTAAAAAAGTAATTAACCAAGGATTGTTAGATTTAGGGATTATTAAAACATTAGATGAAGAACACAAATACTTTCCTCATGGTACTTCACACCATATTGGGTTAGATGTACATGATCCAGGGACTTATGGTAAGTTTCAGAAAAACATGGTTATTACTGTAGAACCAGGTATTTATATTCCTGAAGGAAGTAATTGTGATAAAAAATGGTGGGGAATTGCAGTTCGCATTGAAGATGATATTTTAATTACCGATGGAGCTCCGTTTAATTTATCAAACGAAGCACCAAGAACAGTGATTGCTATTGAGAAAATGATGGCTAAGAAAAGTGTATTAGACGATTTTGTATTACCTAATTTAGATTAA
- the gcvT gene encoding glycine cleavage system aminomethyltransferase GcvT codes for MKNTALTHIHEALGAKLVPFAGYNMPVQYEGINIEHETVRKGVGVFDVSHMGEFFLKGENALALIQKIATNDASKLIPGKAQYSCMPNADGGIVDDLIIYMIAENEYMLVVNASNIEKDWNWISKHNDLKVEMEDRSDDWSLLAIQGPKAVEAMQSLTSVNLSTIKFYTFEITDFAGIPNVVVSATGYTGSGGFEIYVKNKDVEALWKKVFEAGADWGIKPIGLAARDTLRLEMGYCLYGNDIDDTTSPLEAGLGWITKFTKDFVNAEALKAQKEAGVTKKLVAFELTERGIPRHDYEIVDAEGTVIGRVTSGTMSPSLGKGIGLGYVTKENSKVASEIFIQVRKKQIPAKVVKLPFYKG; via the coding sequence ATGAAAAATACTGCATTAACACATATTCACGAAGCTTTAGGTGCTAAATTAGTTCCTTTTGCTGGTTATAACATGCCTGTACAATATGAAGGTATAAATATAGAACACGAAACCGTTAGAAAAGGAGTTGGTGTTTTTGATGTAAGTCATATGGGTGAGTTTTTCTTAAAAGGAGAAAACGCATTGGCTTTAATTCAAAAAATTGCTACAAACGACGCTTCTAAATTAATCCCCGGTAAGGCGCAGTATAGTTGTATGCCTAATGCTGATGGTGGAATCGTAGATGATTTAATCATTTATATGATTGCCGAAAATGAGTATATGTTAGTTGTAAATGCTTCTAATATAGAAAAAGATTGGAATTGGATTTCTAAGCACAATGATTTAAAAGTAGAAATGGAAGATCGTTCTGACGATTGGTCTTTATTAGCTATTCAAGGGCCAAAAGCTGTTGAAGCAATGCAATCGTTAACCTCTGTTAACTTATCTACAATTAAGTTTTATACATTTGAAATTACTGATTTTGCAGGAATACCAAACGTTGTTGTTTCTGCTACTGGTTACACAGGTTCTGGTGGTTTTGAAATATATGTAAAAAACAAAGATGTTGAAGCTCTTTGGAAAAAAGTTTTTGAAGCAGGTGCTGATTGGGGAATTAAACCTATCGGTTTAGCTGCTCGTGATACATTACGTTTAGAAATGGGGTATTGTTTATATGGTAATGATATTGACGATACTACTTCTCCTCTAGAAGCTGGTTTAGGTTGGATTACTAAGTTTACTAAAGACTTTGTAAATGCTGAAGCGTTAAAAGCTCAAAAAGAAGCTGGTGTTACTAAAAAATTAGTCGCTTTCGAATTAACAGAACGTGGTATACCTCGTCATGATTATGAAATAGTTGATGCTGAAGGAACTGTAATTGGTCGTGTTACTTCTGGAACGATGAGTCCATCTTTAGGTAAAGGTATTGGTTTAGGATATGTTACTAAAGAAAACTCTAAAGTAGCTTCTGAAATTTTTATTCAAGTTCGTAAAAAACAAATACCTGCAAAGGTTGTTAAATTACCTTTTTATAAAGGATAA
- a CDS encoding efflux RND transporter periplasmic adaptor subunit, which translates to MSKRAKIILGIVAVLFAIALIWFAKKNKKNIVEYETEKAFRTTIVKKTVATGKVVPLEEVEIKPQIAGIVDKILVEEGAIVKAGDLIATVRVVPNVASLNRANGSVKNARLSFNNAKVQFDRNKKLFDKGVISLQAFENSELNYNNARLSLSNARSDMDIIKRGTTSGLGSAANTSIRATTSGMVVEIPVKRGYQVTQTNDFNAGTTIARIADMTKMIFEGKVDESEVGKLIKGTKIEIALGAIENKKFPAVLNFIAPKGTDEGGAVQFKIKADVSLDDKYFIRAGYSANADIVLVKKDSVLSIKEALLRFDKKTEKPYVEIKTADGKFEKKDVELGTSDGVNVELLGGITKDDEIKIWNKASKDKKKDD; encoded by the coding sequence ATGAGTAAAAGAGCAAAAATTATTTTAGGTATTGTAGCAGTATTATTTGCAATAGCGTTAATCTGGTTCGCAAAAAAGAACAAAAAAAATATTGTTGAATATGAAACCGAAAAAGCGTTTAGAACGACAATAGTTAAAAAAACAGTAGCAACAGGTAAAGTAGTACCTTTAGAAGAAGTTGAAATTAAGCCTCAAATAGCAGGTATTGTTGATAAAATTTTAGTTGAAGAAGGAGCTATTGTAAAGGCAGGTGATTTAATCGCAACCGTAAGAGTGGTGCCAAATGTAGCTTCTTTAAACAGAGCTAATGGTAGCGTTAAAAATGCACGACTATCGTTTAATAATGCAAAAGTGCAATTTGATAGAAATAAAAAATTGTTTGATAAAGGTGTAATCTCGCTTCAGGCATTTGAAAACTCTGAATTAAACTATAACAATGCAAGATTATCTTTATCGAATGCGAGATCAGATATGGATATTATTAAAAGAGGTACAACATCTGGTTTAGGTAGTGCTGCTAATACTAGTATTAGAGCTACGACGTCAGGTATGGTTGTTGAAATCCCTGTGAAAAGAGGGTATCAAGTTACACAAACAAACGACTTTAATGCAGGTACTACGATTGCTCGTATCGCAGATATGACAAAGATGATTTTTGAAGGAAAAGTTGATGAGTCAGAAGTAGGTAAATTAATAAAAGGAACGAAAATTGAAATTGCTTTGGGAGCAATTGAAAATAAGAAATTTCCAGCAGTATTAAATTTTATTGCTCCAAAAGGAACTGATGAAGGAGGTGCCGTTCAATTTAAAATTAAAGCAGACGTATCTTTAGATGATAAATATTTTATTAGAGCTGGTTACAGTGCAAATGCAGATATTGTTTTAGTAAAGAAAGACTCAGTTTTATCAATAAAAGAAGCACTATTAAGATTTGATAAAAAAACTGAAAAACCATATGTAGAGATTAAAACAGCAGATGGTAAATTTGAAAAGAAAGATGTCGAATTAGGAACTTCAGATGGAGTAAATGTTGAACTTTTAGGTGGAATTACAAAAGATGATGAAATCAAAATTTGGAACAAAGCTTCAAAAGATAAAAAGAAAGATGATTAA
- a CDS encoding ABC transporter permease, whose product MKFLFDSDTWQEIYGSIRKNKVRTVITIIGVLWGIFLLVVLLGASRGMENNFKKIFGNFATNSVFIWTQSTDTPFKGFQKGRRFLPTLTDVKILKKEFKEIKLLAPRSQTNGQIVKGFKSGSFQVSGDYPVLDQVQKKNLIYGRFLNENDILSKAKVVVIAEDIYKQLFEKNEKPIGQYIKINSINYKVIGVYKESTSINFDGECAYIPFTTYQQVYNMGDKIHWMMITANEGVDIKQMEKDILLTLKSLHKVHPDDKRAFGSVNLGVEIAKFTGFLTGMQFLTWFVGIATLIAGVFAIGNILLITVKERTKEIGIRRALGATPKSIRQQIVLESVFLTTIAGMLGIILGALVLFLIDAAFGQGPDATLINPTVNIPIILIAFTTLVILGTLIGLIPAHMATVIKPIEALREE is encoded by the coding sequence ATGAAATTTTTATTTGATTCAGACACTTGGCAAGAAATTTACGGAAGTATTCGTAAAAATAAAGTTAGAACAGTTATTACCATTATAGGTGTTCTTTGGGGAATTTTTTTATTAGTTGTTCTTTTGGGAGCTTCAAGGGGAATGGAAAATAACTTCAAGAAAATTTTTGGAAATTTTGCAACGAATAGTGTATTTATTTGGACTCAGTCTACTGATACACCATTTAAAGGTTTTCAAAAAGGAAGGCGATTTTTACCTACACTAACTGATGTTAAAATTTTAAAAAAAGAGTTTAAAGAAATAAAGTTATTGGCTCCAAGAAGTCAGACAAATGGACAAATAGTAAAAGGATTTAAATCAGGAAGTTTTCAAGTAAGTGGAGACTACCCCGTTTTAGATCAGGTTCAAAAGAAAAATTTAATTTATGGGCGTTTTTTAAACGAAAATGATATTTTATCAAAAGCGAAAGTAGTTGTAATAGCTGAAGATATATACAAACAATTGTTTGAGAAAAATGAAAAACCTATAGGCCAATATATTAAGATTAATAGTATCAATTATAAAGTAATCGGTGTTTATAAAGAATCTACAAGTATTAATTTTGATGGTGAATGTGCTTACATTCCTTTTACAACCTATCAACAGGTTTATAATATGGGTGATAAGATACATTGGATGATGATTACAGCTAATGAAGGTGTAGATATCAAACAAATGGAAAAAGATATTTTGTTAACTTTAAAAAGTTTACATAAAGTTCACCCAGATGATAAAAGAGCCTTTGGTAGTGTTAATTTAGGTGTTGAAATTGCTAAGTTTACAGGGTTTTTAACAGGAATGCAGTTTTTAACTTGGTTTGTAGGCATAGCAACTTTAATTGCTGGGGTATTTGCTATTGGTAATATTTTATTAATTACAGTAAAAGAAAGAACCAAAGAAATTGGTATAAGAAGAGCATTAGGAGCAACCCCAAAAAGTATAAGACAGCAAATTGTATTAGAATCTGTTTTCTTAACAACTATAGCAGGAATGTTAGGTATTATATTAGGAGCATTAGTACTCTTTTTAATAGATGCAGCATTTGGTCAAGGCCCTGACGCTACATTAATAAATCCAACAGTAAATATTCCAATTATTTTAATAGCATTTACAACTTTAGTAATATTAGGTACTTTAATAGGCTTAATACCCGCCCACATGGCAACAGTAATAAAACCAATCGAAGCATTAAGAGAAGAATAA